In one window of Lytechinus pictus isolate F3 Inbred chromosome 19, Lp3.0, whole genome shotgun sequence DNA:
- the LOC129283374 gene encoding protein PAT1 homolog 1-like isoform X1, with protein sequence MTDNLFGYAGDLPPLDEGPDEEDLGEFYDNVNDDTFGTGADAGDWADAHERMVDEFQFGGDQPAGAHGGQHGNMVPFFEEDDLEKSITNLVLEEEESHYDPASRTSSQSKPISIKGGQESSISQLFGPKSPPSLFDPTDFMSPTRNIWGSPEVHQTVEMPTKPGVAATEERLKAMLHIGQAPPGRPADDGWEDPAIVRAVSDSQPVKKKVMSLAELEQELMTGRKPTPSKALPARSVSPEIGSPPIAIPLPIGTPPRGSMMHHARSSHPPMEQQKHSPFPQHIQAPLQATPSPIQQKTPGVGQSPVVPIHPQHLQQLTRQIHQYIGGRVSPTQISQLIIRLHATGGRISPNSIRTAVFTSIPPPSVDVPRPKATNVAGSPGFPGTQRLPFNAGSPQMPYSSSPRGMMMGSSPGANTPPMHMGGGRGGRFPRAMHGLTPMNPRIPPVHSRPDQGGMNRRYPYSPQQRGPHQNIGKYGDGPRAQRQIRFQRGGGGDNQYHRRGNRGDYDEYSCLMSQKEKEWVIKIQMLQLTSNNPAVDDFYYQNYMARKAAKEKDREESGKNNVQGNDGKKEKKLVLRPLESKAYQPAQFEGALGKLTSASVNNPRQIIDIHIDNTPDEEEGGKAKDHSRRRRTLLAIERLFSLVLELEDLDLLVRGLPESDRGPLLEKRKGPLMKLCAMLKGEKGDGLSERTPSSLFHQVLGIRKGRKLVSRIFPLLGKEEVFPMVETLFADLTYVFKQEAKDLKRDAIESQRGRLDETLPQLFPPLSQVIQESSLIDLTSLVGDLQSQIPTTPTATQPKGSAVIAGAIQNKLGVSIVMCMLNRAEEVYTSTTEESPPFHTQW encoded by the exons ATGACAGACAATTTATTTGGTTATGCCGGAGATTTACCT CCACTTGATGAGGGACCAGATGAGGAGGATTTAGGAGAGTTCTATGACAATGTCAATGATGACACCTTCGGAACTGGAGCTGATG CGGGAGATTGGGCCGATGCTCATGAGCGTATGGTAGATGAGTTCCAGTTTGGTGGAGATCAACCAGCCGGAGCCCATGGAGGACAGCATGGTAATATGGTACCTTTCTTTGAG GAGGATGACCTTGAGAAGAGTATCACCAATCTAGTTCTTGAAGAGGAAGAATCTCACTACGATCCAGCCAGCAGGACCTCTTCCCAGTCCAAGCCCATCTCCATCAAG GGTGGTCAGGAATCCAGCATCAGTCAACTGTTCGGGCCAAAGTCCCCGCCTTCGCTCTTCGACCCTACCGACTTCATGTCCCCGACCCGTAACATCTGGGGCTCCCCGGAGGTGCACCAGACGGTGGAGATGCCAACGAAGCCAGGGGTAGCTGCCACAGAGGAACGGCTGAAGGCTATGCTTCATATCGGCCAGGCCCCTCCCGGAAGGCCCGCCGACGATGGATGGGAG GACCCTGCTATCGTCCGTGCAGTCAGCGACTCCCAGCCTGTGAAAAAGAAAGTCATGTCCCTCGCCGAGCTTGAACAGGAGCTCATGACGGGGCGCAAACCGACCCCAAGCAAAGCTCTTCCCGCCCGCTCCGTCTCGCCGGAGATCGGTTCTCCACCCATTGCCATTCCGCTGCCAATCGGCACACCACCCAGGGGATCCATGATGCACCATGCACGATCGTCCCACCCCCCTATGGAGCAACAGAAACATTCTCCATTTCCTCAACACATTCAGGCCCCTCTGCAAGCAACTCCCTCACCAATACAacaaaag ACTCCTGGTGTGGGGCAGTCTCCCGTCGTTCCCATCCACCCGCAGCACCTTCAGCAGCTCACCCGCCAGATCCACCAGTACATCGGAGGGAGGGTATCCCCTACTCAGATCAGCCAACTCATCATACGCCTGCATGCAACCGGTGGGCGCATCTCCCCAAACAGCATCCGCACGGCCGTCTTCACCTCCATCCCTCCCCCCTCCGTCGACGTCCCGCGGCCGAAGGCCACCAACGTCGCAGGGTCGCCAGGCTTCCCGGGAACCCAGAGATTGCCATTCAATGCGGGGTCCCCGCAGATGCCGTATTCCTCGTCTCCGCgggggatgatgatggggtcaaGTCCTGGAGCTAACACCCCTCCCATGCACATGGGTGGCGGTAGAGGGGGGCGGTTCCCAAGAGCGATGCATGGCCTTACACCCATGAACCCAAG GATTCCGCCTGTACACTCTAGACCCGACCAAGGCGGCATGAACAGACGCTACCCATACAGTCCACAACAGAGAGGTCCTCATCAGAACATAGG GAAATATGGTGACGGACCACGTGCCCAGCGGCAGATCCGTTTCCAGCGCGGCGGGGGCGGGGATAACCAGTACCATCGTCGTGGAAACCGAGGGGATTATGATGAGTATTCCTGTTTGATGTCGCAGAAGGAGAAAGAATGGGTGATCAAGATTCAGATGCTTCAACTGACATCAAACAACCCTGCTGTGGATGACTTCTACTACCAG AATTATATGGCCAGAAAAGCGGCAAAGGAGAAGGACCGAGAGGAGAGTGGAAAGAACAATGTACAAGGAAATGATGGCAAGAAGGAGAAGAAACTTGTATTGCGCCCTCTAGAGAGCAAAGCCTATCAGCCAG CCCAATTTGAAGGTGCCCTTGGAAAGTTGACCTCAGCGAGTGTGAACAATCCCCGTCAGATCATTGATATTCACATTGACAACACACCAGATGAGGAAGAG GGAGGAAAGGCAAAGGACCATAGTCGTCGACGTCGGACACTCCTCGCTATCGAGCGCCTGTTCAGCCTCGTCCTCGAGTTAGAGGATCTGGATTTGCTTGTCAGAGGCTTACCTGAATCAGATCGCGGACCCCTCttggagaaaaggaaaggaccTCTGATGAAACTGTGTGCTATGctgaaaggagaaaagggtgATGGACTTAGTGAAAG GACGCCCAGTTCTCTGTTCCATCAGGTCCTTGGTATCCGTAAGGGACGTAAGCTGGTGAGCCGGATCTTCCCACTCCTTGGAAAGGAGGAAGTGTTTCCTATGGTTGAGACTCTCTTTGCCGACCTCACCTATGTCTTCAAACAGGAGGCTAAGGACCTGAAGAGGGATGCAATCGAAAGTCAGAGGGGGAGGTTAGATGAG acgTTACCCCAGCTGTTTCCGCCGCTATCTCAGGTAATCCAGGAGAGTAGTCTCATTGACCTGACCTCGCTAGTTGGTGACCTCCAATCCCAGATCCCGACAACCCCCACTGCCACACAACCCAAGGGGTCAGCAGTCATCGCTGGTGCTATTCAAAACAAG CTTGGTGTATCTATTGTTATGTGTATGTTGAACCGTGCTGAGGAGGTTTATACGTCTACTACGGAAGAATCGCCACCTTTTCACACGCAATGGTAA
- the LOC129283374 gene encoding protein PAT1 homolog 1-like isoform X2, with product MVDEFQFGGDQPAGAHGGQHGNMVPFFEEDDLEKSITNLVLEEEESHYDPASRTSSQSKPISIKGGQESSISQLFGPKSPPSLFDPTDFMSPTRNIWGSPEVHQTVEMPTKPGVAATEERLKAMLHIGQAPPGRPADDGWEDPAIVRAVSDSQPVKKKVMSLAELEQELMTGRKPTPSKALPARSVSPEIGSPPIAIPLPIGTPPRGSMMHHARSSHPPMEQQKHSPFPQHIQAPLQATPSPIQQKTPGVGQSPVVPIHPQHLQQLTRQIHQYIGGRVSPTQISQLIIRLHATGGRISPNSIRTAVFTSIPPPSVDVPRPKATNVAGSPGFPGTQRLPFNAGSPQMPYSSSPRGMMMGSSPGANTPPMHMGGGRGGRFPRAMHGLTPMNPRIPPVHSRPDQGGMNRRYPYSPQQRGPHQNIGKYGDGPRAQRQIRFQRGGGGDNQYHRRGNRGDYDEYSCLMSQKEKEWVIKIQMLQLTSNNPAVDDFYYQNYMARKAAKEKDREESGKNNVQGNDGKKEKKLVLRPLESKAYQPAQFEGALGKLTSASVNNPRQIIDIHIDNTPDEEEGGKAKDHSRRRRTLLAIERLFSLVLELEDLDLLVRGLPESDRGPLLEKRKGPLMKLCAMLKGEKGDGLSERTPSSLFHQVLGIRKGRKLVSRIFPLLGKEEVFPMVETLFADLTYVFKQEAKDLKRDAIESQRGRLDETLPQLFPPLSQVIQESSLIDLTSLVGDLQSQIPTTPTATQPKGSAVIAGAIQNKLGVSIVMCMLNRAEEVYTSTTEESPPFHTQW from the exons ATGGTAGATGAGTTCCAGTTTGGTGGAGATCAACCAGCCGGAGCCCATGGAGGACAGCATGGTAATATGGTACCTTTCTTTGAG GAGGATGACCTTGAGAAGAGTATCACCAATCTAGTTCTTGAAGAGGAAGAATCTCACTACGATCCAGCCAGCAGGACCTCTTCCCAGTCCAAGCCCATCTCCATCAAG GGTGGTCAGGAATCCAGCATCAGTCAACTGTTCGGGCCAAAGTCCCCGCCTTCGCTCTTCGACCCTACCGACTTCATGTCCCCGACCCGTAACATCTGGGGCTCCCCGGAGGTGCACCAGACGGTGGAGATGCCAACGAAGCCAGGGGTAGCTGCCACAGAGGAACGGCTGAAGGCTATGCTTCATATCGGCCAGGCCCCTCCCGGAAGGCCCGCCGACGATGGATGGGAG GACCCTGCTATCGTCCGTGCAGTCAGCGACTCCCAGCCTGTGAAAAAGAAAGTCATGTCCCTCGCCGAGCTTGAACAGGAGCTCATGACGGGGCGCAAACCGACCCCAAGCAAAGCTCTTCCCGCCCGCTCCGTCTCGCCGGAGATCGGTTCTCCACCCATTGCCATTCCGCTGCCAATCGGCACACCACCCAGGGGATCCATGATGCACCATGCACGATCGTCCCACCCCCCTATGGAGCAACAGAAACATTCTCCATTTCCTCAACACATTCAGGCCCCTCTGCAAGCAACTCCCTCACCAATACAacaaaag ACTCCTGGTGTGGGGCAGTCTCCCGTCGTTCCCATCCACCCGCAGCACCTTCAGCAGCTCACCCGCCAGATCCACCAGTACATCGGAGGGAGGGTATCCCCTACTCAGATCAGCCAACTCATCATACGCCTGCATGCAACCGGTGGGCGCATCTCCCCAAACAGCATCCGCACGGCCGTCTTCACCTCCATCCCTCCCCCCTCCGTCGACGTCCCGCGGCCGAAGGCCACCAACGTCGCAGGGTCGCCAGGCTTCCCGGGAACCCAGAGATTGCCATTCAATGCGGGGTCCCCGCAGATGCCGTATTCCTCGTCTCCGCgggggatgatgatggggtcaaGTCCTGGAGCTAACACCCCTCCCATGCACATGGGTGGCGGTAGAGGGGGGCGGTTCCCAAGAGCGATGCATGGCCTTACACCCATGAACCCAAG GATTCCGCCTGTACACTCTAGACCCGACCAAGGCGGCATGAACAGACGCTACCCATACAGTCCACAACAGAGAGGTCCTCATCAGAACATAGG GAAATATGGTGACGGACCACGTGCCCAGCGGCAGATCCGTTTCCAGCGCGGCGGGGGCGGGGATAACCAGTACCATCGTCGTGGAAACCGAGGGGATTATGATGAGTATTCCTGTTTGATGTCGCAGAAGGAGAAAGAATGGGTGATCAAGATTCAGATGCTTCAACTGACATCAAACAACCCTGCTGTGGATGACTTCTACTACCAG AATTATATGGCCAGAAAAGCGGCAAAGGAGAAGGACCGAGAGGAGAGTGGAAAGAACAATGTACAAGGAAATGATGGCAAGAAGGAGAAGAAACTTGTATTGCGCCCTCTAGAGAGCAAAGCCTATCAGCCAG CCCAATTTGAAGGTGCCCTTGGAAAGTTGACCTCAGCGAGTGTGAACAATCCCCGTCAGATCATTGATATTCACATTGACAACACACCAGATGAGGAAGAG GGAGGAAAGGCAAAGGACCATAGTCGTCGACGTCGGACACTCCTCGCTATCGAGCGCCTGTTCAGCCTCGTCCTCGAGTTAGAGGATCTGGATTTGCTTGTCAGAGGCTTACCTGAATCAGATCGCGGACCCCTCttggagaaaaggaaaggaccTCTGATGAAACTGTGTGCTATGctgaaaggagaaaagggtgATGGACTTAGTGAAAG GACGCCCAGTTCTCTGTTCCATCAGGTCCTTGGTATCCGTAAGGGACGTAAGCTGGTGAGCCGGATCTTCCCACTCCTTGGAAAGGAGGAAGTGTTTCCTATGGTTGAGACTCTCTTTGCCGACCTCACCTATGTCTTCAAACAGGAGGCTAAGGACCTGAAGAGGGATGCAATCGAAAGTCAGAGGGGGAGGTTAGATGAG acgTTACCCCAGCTGTTTCCGCCGCTATCTCAGGTAATCCAGGAGAGTAGTCTCATTGACCTGACCTCGCTAGTTGGTGACCTCCAATCCCAGATCCCGACAACCCCCACTGCCACACAACCCAAGGGGTCAGCAGTCATCGCTGGTGCTATTCAAAACAAG CTTGGTGTATCTATTGTTATGTGTATGTTGAACCGTGCTGAGGAGGTTTATACGTCTACTACGGAAGAATCGCCACCTTTTCACACGCAATGGTAA
- the LOC129283211 gene encoding deformed epidermal autoregulatory factor 1 homolog isoform X2, whose translation MGDSSEDMENTEVTEVTVGIADISEGLPSPNADDSAFANDSVSVSSGQISTSAVTEHVFAATPTGIFTANGLPVQVQDGAPLKPRIIAVVQQADAAAALVDGLKTPATPCTPSSPSGEKRHYTWDDTVHLDVLPVRCRNNGAELFKSKLGSGGRGKCVRYNDQWYTPSEFESLCGRGNSKDWKRSIRFGGRTLQCLIEESIIQPHAASCTCASCCDDDGVSGPVRLFVPYKRRKKDERESLPSTPTFKKKMPKLKDVAALTEDGRSMSLESQNGLGMGDTALTLASMTPTLAPTLTPLTPLSSIPPMTPNTPKAPDLEMQHWWHLEEMATQLIQQAQQLKQMIDQAKHQSQSSKDAALAQAKIQYESEKKQILADSKMEAQLQLSKMYAPLPLLVDK comes from the exons ATGGGGGACAGTAGTGAAGATATGGAAAATACAGAAGTTACCGAAGTGACGGTCGGAATTGCCGACATCTCCGAAGGTCTACCGAGTCCAAATGCCGACGATTCTGCCTTCGCGAATGATTCCGTTTCAGTATCGTCTGGTCAAATTAGCACTTCTGCTGTTACCGAACATGTTTTTGCAGCAACGCCTACAGGAATATTTACTGCTAATGGACTGCCTGTTCAAGTGCAAGATGGTGCCCCTCTGAAACCAAGAATAATTGCTGTGGTGCAGCAAGCTGATGCAGCAGCTGCTCTTGTTGACGGTTTAAAGACTCCGGCTACCCCCTGCACTCCGTCGTCGCCATCGGGGGAGAAGCGGCACTATACGTGGGACGACACCGTTCACTTGGACGTGCTGCCAGTGAGATGCAGAAACAACGGTGCAGAACTGTTCAAATCTAAATTAGGTTCTG GTGGGAGAGGCAAATGTGTCCGCTACAATGATCAGTGGTACACGCCATCGGAGTTTGAGTCACTGTGTGGGAGGGGTAACAGCAAGGACTGGAAGAGGAGCATCCGGTTTGGAGGTCGAACGCTCCAGTGTCTTATCGAGGAAAGCATCATCCAGCCCCACGCAGCCTCCTGCACCTGTGCATCCTGTTGTGACGATGATGGAGTG TCTGGACCAGTCAGACTGTTTGTTCCTTACAAACGGAGGAAAAAAGATGAGAGGGAAAGCCTGCCCTCTACGCCTACTTTCAAGAAGAAGATGCCCAAGCTAAAAGATG TTGCAGCCTTAACAGAAGATGGCCGATCCATGTCACTGGAAAGTCAGAACGGTCTAGGTATGGGCGACACTGCTCTGACCTTGGCATCAATGACCCCCACCCTTGCCCCGACCTTGACACCCTTGACCCCTCTATCCTCCATACCTCCGATGACCCCTAATACACCCAAGGCACCGGATTTGGAGATGCAGCACTGGTGGCACCTGGAGGAG ATGGCAACACAGTTGATCCAGCAAGCGCAGCAGCTGAAGCAGATGATCGACCAAGCCAAGCACCAATCCCAGAGCAGTAAGGATGCTGCTCTTGCTCAAGCCAAGATACAGTATGAATCGGAGAAGAAACAG